The Sandaracinobacteroides saxicola nucleotide sequence GGACACTTCCGGGGCGCGCACTGGCGCGTCCGGGCCTGTCGATGGTGAAGGAAAACCGGCATGCGCCGGCTGTTGGTGGGAGCCGGGAACGACCCAGCGCGAATTCGTTACGGCTGCTTCCTTCCGGACCTGACCGGGTTGGCGATGCAACTGCCCGCCCGACTCCCGCGGCGCGACATAGGGGCGAACAGGGTTTCAGGCAAGTCGCGTCATCCCCTGATTATCTGCGTGGGTGCCGGCGGCTGCCGGATCGACATCGGCACGATCATCGTCGGCGACCTGAAAATCCGTCAGTTGCAGGTCGAACCAGGGCCTGCCGCCCTGGTCGATGCGGAGGCGCCGGGGCCAGCGCAGGCCGCCATCACCGATCTCGCCTGAGAAGGTGAAGCGCTGCGTGACGAGACCCTTGCCCTGGGGATCGGGCACGCTGTTGGCCGCTGAGGCCAGCCGCGCGTCGCGGTCGAAGCCGAGCAGGGTTGGCGGTGCATCCGGATGGCTGGCCATCAGCGTATCCGGGTCCGGCCCGGGCCGTGCGCTGGCGCCCGCTTCGGTCAGCGGCAGCAGCAACATCAGGCCGTAGATCGCATATTGCGCCCGTTCGTGGCGCACCACGGCATCGGGCAGCGGCGTGCGGACGCCGGCGCGCTCCACCCATCCACCCGACGGTTCGATGATCAGTGAGCGCTGCTTGGACGGTCCTTCGCTCAGCAGCCAACTGTCCGACCGCGCCGCGCGAAAGGGGATGACGCGGGTGGAGACGCCGATCTCGATCCGCCGTGGCCCGGCGAAGATGCTCGCCCGGCCGCGCCATCGCAACAGGCGGGCGTTGCGCAGCGCGTGGGCGCCGCCGGCCCGGCGGATGGCGCGGTCGAGCAGCGATTCGGGCAGGCGGGCGGCGGCGAGCGCGCCGGCGCTGCCCAGCAGGAACAAGCGGCGGTCGAACATCGGAACCCACCTCCGCCGCCATGGTAGCGCGGCGGGGATGAGGGTCAAATCAGAATGACGACATGGCCGCGGGCGCCGGCCGGGGGCGCGGCACCGGTGATGCGCGCCGCATCGCGCCGCACCAGGGCCAGAACGTCCGCCGGGCAGTCCGCCGGATGTACCACCAGGTCGGCCTGGGCCAGCAGCCGGAGCTGGCGCAGGGTGAGGTCCTCGGCGCTGGCGGGAAGCGGGATTTCGCTGATGCTGTCGGCCGGGTCGGCGGCGACGGCAGAGAGCGCGGCGGCGATGGCGGCAGGCGCGTCCGCGCTGTCGCGCAGCGGGTCCAATGCTGCGCCGTCGGCCAGCAGCCGGCTCCAGAAGGCGCGGCGGGCGGGCACGGTGCGATGGACCGCAGCGACGGCATCGCGGGCAGCGAGAATGGCGGTGGCGAGCGTGCCAAGGCCCCCGGGCAACAAGCGCTCCAGCCGTTCCTTCAGCGCTTTCGACAGGCTGGCGGAGGCGCCGCCGGTACCGATGGCGACCAGCACGGGGGAGCGATCGACGATCGCCGGCACGGTGAAATCGCAGAGCGCCGGCTGGTCGACGACGTTGACGAGCAGGCCCCGCGCCTTGAGCCGCGTGGCAACCGCGGCGGCGGTGTCGCGGTCGTCGATGGCGACGAAGGCCAATCGGGTGGCGGCTGTCGCTTCCGCCATGACCACGCCGCCGGCGTCCTCGATCAGGCGTCGTTTGGCGTCGGCGGCGTCGCCCTCTCCCACCAGCAGCACGGTCTGGCCGCGTAGCCGGTGGAACAGCGGCAGGCTTTCCATCAGAGGTTCGTGGTCATCCAGGCGCGCACTGCCGGGCCGATGTCCGGCCGTTCCAGGGCCAGCGCCAGGTTGGCGGTGATATGCCCTGCCTTGTCGCCGCAATCGAAGCGCGCGCCGGCATAGGTGTAAGCATGAAACGGTGATTTACCGATGAGTTGCGCCAGCGCGTCGGTCAGCTGGATCTCGCCCCCGGCGCCACGCTTTCCCTCCGCCAATATGTCCATCACCTGCGGTTCGATCAGATAGCGGCCCACCGCCGCCAGCCGGCTCGGGGCGGTGCCGGCCCTGGGTTTTTCGACGAAGCCGCGCACCTCGGTGAGCGCGCCATCGACCGCGCCGGGGGCGACGATGCCATAGCGGTGTGTCTCCTCCTCGGGCACTTCCATCACGGCGATCACCGTGCCGCCCACCTTGTTCCGGGCATCGACCATCTGTTTCAGGCACGGGTAATCGGGCTGCCACAGCAGCTCGTCGGGCAGCAGCACGGCGAAGGGTTCGTCGCCGGTGATATGCCGCGCGCACCAGACGGCGTGGCCCAGGCCAGCGGGCTCCTGCTGCCGGACATAGGCGATGTTGCCCGGCGCCAGCTGCGTACCCTCCAGCACCGCCAGTTCGGCGGTCTTGCCCTTTTCGCGCAGGGTCATCACCAGTTCGCCCGCCACGTCGAAATAATCCTCCAGCGCGCTTTTCCCCCGTGCGGTGACGAAGATCATCTGCTCGATGCCGGCGGCCAGCGCCTCGTCCACCGCATATTGCAGCAGCGGCTTGTCGACGACGGGCAGCATTTCCTTCGGCACGGCCTTGGTGGCGGGCAGGAAGCGCGTACCCATGCCACCAACGGGGAACACGGCCTTGCGAACGGGTTTCATGGACGTTCCTTCAACCAGGGGGCGATACGGTCGGCGCCGATCAGCTGGTCCAGTGTCTGGCGCGGGCGCACGACGGCATAGTCGCGGCCGCGCACCAGAATCTCCGGGATCAGCGGCCGCGAATTATAGGTGCTCGCCATGGTTGCGCCATAGGCGCCGGCGGTCATGACCGCCACCAGGTCACCGGGCTGCACCGGGGTGATCGAACGGTCCTCCGCAAACTGGTCGCCGGTTTCGCATACCGGTCCGACGATGGTGGCGGTCATGCCGCCGGCGCGGGGGGAAAGCGCGCGGATGTCGTGCCAGGCGCCGTAGAGGCTGGGGCGCAGCAGGTCGTTCATCGCGGCATCGAGCACCACGAACGTCCGTTCGCCGCCGCTTTTCACCGTGATGACCCGGGCGACGAGCACGCCGGCATTGCCGACGATCAATCGGCCCGGTTCGAAGGCAAGCCGCACGCCCCAACCGGCGGTGACCCGCGCCACCATGGCGCCATAGGCCGCCGGGCCGGGCGGCGGCGGCAGGGAGGGGTCATAGGGGATGCCCAGGCCGCCGCCGAGATCGACCCGCTCGACCGTCTGGCCCTGGCGGCGCAGCGTGGCGACGAGCGCGCCGAGCTTGCCATAGGCTTCCTCCAGGGGCTCCAGGCTGGCGAGCTGGCTGCCGATGTGCGCGGCGACGCCGACCGGCCGGATGCCGGGCAGTCCGGCAGCGGTGGCATAGAGTGCGGCGATGCGATCGAGCGGCACGCCGAACTTGTTTTCCTTTTTCCCCGTGGAGATTTTGGCGTGCGTCCGGGCATCGACATCGGGGTTGACGCGGATAGCGACGCTGGCGGTGCGCCCCAGCGCGGCCGCCACCTCGGACAGGGCGTGCAGTTCGCCCTCGCCCTCCACATTAAACTGGAAGATGCCGGCAATGAGCGCTGCCGCCATTTCGGCGCGGGTCTTGCCGACACCGGAAAAGATGATGCGGCCGGCGGGCACGCCGGCGGCAAGCGCGCGGCGCATCTCGCCCTCGCTCACGACATCCGCACCGGCGCCGAGACGGGCCAGCGTGGCGATGACGCTGACATTGGGATTGGCCTTGACGGCGAAGGCGATCAGCGGATCGTCGAGGCCGGCCAGCGCATCGCGGAAGACCGTGAAATGGCGTTCGATGGTGGCGCTGGAATAGGCATAGAAGGGTGTGCCCTCGGCAGCGGCAAGCGCGTCCAGCGCCACATCCTCGGCGTGCATCACGCCGTCCCGATCGTGGAAATGGTCCATCAGCGTGGTTTTTCGACGGTGTCCGCCGGCGGCAGGTTGAAGGGATCGTCCTGCCGCACGCCCGACGGCACCGCGCCGTCATCGACCCGCTTCGGCGCCGCCTGGGCGGGCGGAATCAGCGCTTTCATGGTCGCCGCGCCTTCCTCCTTCTTCATGGCGCGCACCTGGGCGTTGGTCAGTTTGCTGTCATCGGTGGCGCGCACCAGCGCGCCCTTGTGGCCGCAGGCCGACAGCAAAAGCAGCAGCAGGACCAAGGCCGGCTTCACAGGCCCGACCTTGCCGCAGCGATGGCTTCCCGCACGCGAAACGGCGCGGTGCCGCCCAGGCTGCCCCGGCTGGCGACCGACGCTTCGACGCTGAGCACGCCGAAAACGCGACCGTCGATCCGGGGATCGACGGCGCGCAGCGCGTCCAGGGACAAGGCATCGAGCTGCACGCCGGCGGCTTCCGCGGCCTTTACCGCGCGGCCGGTAATGTGATGCGCCTCCCGGAACGGCACGCCGGCTTCGCGTACCAGCCAGTCGGCGAGGTCGGTCGCGGTGGAAAAACCGCTGGCCGCCGCCGCGCGCATCCGGTCGGGCACGAAGGTCAGGCTTTCCACCATGCCGGTCATCGCGGCCAATGACAGAGCCAGCAGGTCATGCGCCTCGAACAGCGGCTCCTTGTCGTCCTGCATATCCTTGGAATAGGCCAGCGGCAGGCCCTTCATCACCGCCATCAGGCCGACACAAAGCCCGACGATGCGCCCGCTGTGGCCACGCGCCAGTTCGGCGGCGTCGGGGTTGCGCTTCTGCGGCATGATGCTGCTGCCGGTGCTCCAGGCGTCGGGCAGCCTGACCCAGCCGAAGGGCTGGCTGGCCCACAGGATGATCTCTTCCGCCAGGCGGGAAAGGTGCAGCGCGGTCTGGGCGGCGCAGGTGAGGAATTCGATGGCAAAGTCGCGGTCGGATACGCTGTCGAGGCTGTTGGCGGTGGGCCGGTCGAAGCCGAGCGTCGACGCCGTCATCATGCGGTCGATCGCAAAACCCGTGCCGGCGAGCGCTGCCGCGCCCAGCGGACATTCATTCATGCGGGCGCGGGCATCGGCAAAGCGGCCACGATCCCGCCCGAACATGGCGAAATAGGCCATCAGATGATGGCCGAGCGTCACCGGTTGCGCCACCTGGAGGTGGGTGAAGCCCGGCATGATCGTGTCCGCATGCGCTTCCGCACGCGTCAGCAACGCCGCCACCAGCGCCTTCAGCGCGGCATCAATGTCGTCGCAGGCGGCGCGCACCCACAGGCGGAAATCGGTCGCCACTTGGTCGTTGCGGCTGCGCGCGGTGTGCAGCCGGCCGGCGTCCGGGCCGATCAGCTCGGCCAGCCGCGTCTCGACATGCATGTGGATGTCTTCGAGCGCCGGATCCTCCGGCACGCCGTCGGCTTCATAGTCCGCGTGGATGGCCCGCAGGCCCGTCTCGATCCGGGCCACGGCATCTGGTTCCAGGATGCCGGTCGCGCCCAGCATCGCCACATGCGCCAGGCTGCCGGCGATGTCCTGCCGCCACAACCGCTTGTCGAACGGAATGGAGGCATTTATCTGTTGCATCACGGCGGCAGGTCCGCCGTCGAAGCGGCCACCCCACAGGCTGTTGCTGACCTTTCCGGAGCCCGCCATGCGTCTGACCTTCATTGCCCTTCTGTCGCTTGCCGCCTGCGGGCAGGCACCCGCGGGCGATAGGGAAAAGGCACCGCCCTCGCAAGCGGCGTTGAACGCGGCGGAGGCGCCGCCGGTGGCGCTGGCGGCGAAGATCGACCGCAGCCAGGCGGGAAAGCCGGCGCCGACCGTCCCGTTTGAGATGAGCAACGGCGGCGCGACGAAAACCGTCGCCGATTTCCGCGGCAAGCCGGTGCTGGTCAACCTGTGGGCGACCTGGTGCGCGCCCTGCATCAAGGAAATGCCGGCGCTTGACACCCTGGCGAAGACGCTTGGTGACCGGGTCACCGTTCTGGCGGTCAGCCAGGACATGGAGGGCTGGCGCGCAGTCGACAAATTCTTCACGCCCGGCAAATTCACCACGGTGAAGCCACAGGTCGACAGTGCGATGGCCTATGGCGCCGCCATCGGCGCCAAGGGTCTACCGGTCACCATTCTCTATGATGCTGCCGGAAAGGAAGTATGGCGGATCAACGGCGACTATGACTGGGCCAGCGCCGAAGCGGAGGCGCTAGTCGTCGGCTGAGGTGGCGTAGCGCTCGCTGACCACCGACCAGTTCACGGCGTTCCAGAACGCGTTCAGATAATCGGGGCGGCGGTTCTGGAAACTGAGATAATAGGCATGTTCCCAGACGTCGTTGGTCAGCAGCGGCACGCCCTTCTCGTCAGCGTCATCGAACAACGGATTGTCCTGATTGGGGGTGCTGGTGACCGCCAGCCTGCCGTCGTCCTGCAGGATCAACCAGGCCCAGCCGGAGCCAAAGCGGCCTTTGCCCTTCTCGTCGAACGCGGTGCGCAGCCCCTCCATGCCGCCAAAGGCGCGCTCGATGGCGGCCGACAGCGCCTTGGACGGAGCGCCCCGGCGATCGGGGCCGGCCATCGATTCCCAATAGAAGCTGTGGTTCCAATGACCGCCACCATTGTTGCGGATGGCGGCCGGCAGGGTGGACGCACTCGCGAACAGCGCTTCCAGCGGCTTGCCGCGCGCCGCCGGCGTCTCGGCAACGGCCTTGTTCAGGGCATCGACATAGGCCTGGTGATGCTTGCCATGGTGCAACGCCAGGGTTTCGGCGCTGACCGCGGGGGACAGGGCGGACGGCGCATAGGGCAAGGGCGGCAGCGTGAAGCGGCCGGAGGCGACGGGTGCGGCGCTGCCAAGAAGCGGCGCAGCGGTACGGGCGGTGGACATGCTGGACATGCCGGCAACAACGGCAGCACCGGCACCAAGTTCCAACAGCCGGCGACGGTTCAGGACGGACATGGGCAACCTCCTTGCTGGCCGGGACAACGCGCCATTCACGCGGCGATTCATCGGCCTTCTCATCGCGCACCTTGGTGTCGGATAAATTGACAGGTAGCGCGCCATCATTAACCATTCCGCATCCATAAAATGTTGAATCAGATAGGTTAAATCTTACGCCAAAGACTGGCATAAATGTTGCACCTGCCCTTGTCGCATCGATTTCCAATGTCGATCCGCACGCAAAAGGGGACGGAACATCATGATCAAGGCCTTGATTCTCGCCGCCGCGCTGACGGGTGCCACCGCGGTTTCTGCCGTGACGCTCGACAATACCGCGTCGCTGCCCGGCAGCGTCTCGCCCTATGGGTTCGATGGCAGCACGACCTATGGCGTGACCTTCACCGCGCCGGTCACCGGCACGCTCACCGGCTTCTCGCTCTATTCCAACGGCGGCGGGTTCGATTCGGTCGGTTACATCGGCGACTGGAACGGCACCGCCGCCTTCGGTTTCGGCTTCGGCGCCACCTCGATCCTGTATCAGAGCAGCGCCTTCACGCTGGGCAGCATCAACAGCTTCACCACCAATGTGGCGGTCACCGCCGGGCAGAATTATGTCGCCTTCCTCAGCGTCGCCGGCCTGACCGGCAGCGGCTCCGTAAGCTGGCCGGTGTCGGCGGTGAGCGTGCCGGGTCTCAACTATTTCGTGTGGGACAATGGCACCACGCCGGGCGACATCACCGATGGCGACTGGAACTATTTCTTTGAAAGCAGTCCCACCGGCGTGATCCTGAACTTCGCGGCTGTGCCCGAACCGGCGACCTGGGCGATGCTGATCGCAGGTTTCGGCCTTGTCGGCGCCTCACTGCGGCGTCGCCGCGTCGCTGCGGCGCAGTAAAAAGGCCGCGTCGCCGCGGCGCAATAAAAAGGCCGCGTCGCCGCGGCGCAATAAGTAAGGCCGCATTGCCGTGTCGCAGTAAAAAGACCGCGTCGCTTAGCGAAGCTGCGGTCCTGCGCCGGCACGCCGCTCGCTGAAATGAAGCGCAAGATCCGGAGCGCCGGTGCCCCGCGTTCCCTGCAAAGGAGGTTGGCAGCCACCCTTGCAGGAAGATTTTGCCATGATCCGGTCAAGCGAACCCGCCATCCTTTATTTCGGCACGCCGGTGGCGTTGCTAAGCAGCCTGAATGCGGATGGCAGTGCCAACCTGGCGCCGATGTCGTCCGTGTTCTGGCTTGGCTGGCGCGCGGTGCTCGGCCTGTCGGCGGCATCGCAGACCGCGCAGAACCTGCTGCGCCATCCCGAGCTGGTCATCAACCTGCCGTCGGCCGACATGGCCGACCGGGTGGACCGGCTGGCGCTGACGACGGCAGCCAATCCGGTGCCGCCCTACAAGGCGCAACGCGGCTATGGTCATGTGCATGCCAAGTTCGCGCGGGCCGGGCTGACGCCGGTTGCCAGTGAGACCGTGGTGCCGCCCCGCGCGCTGGAAGCGCCGGTGCAGCTGGAGGCGCGGATCGAAGCGGTGCATTCGATCGCCGCCGAGGATGCGGCATTGGCCGGCAGGATCCTGACATTCGAAGCGCGCATCCTGCGCGTGCATGTGGATGAGGCGATCCTGCTTGCCGGCGATCCGAACCGGATCGATCCCGACAAGTGGCGGCCGCTGATCATGAGCTTCCAGAAATTCTACGGGCTGGGGGAGCAGGTGCGGCCCTCGACCCTCGCGACCATCGCGGAGGCGGAATATCGCAGTCCGGATGTCGACAAGGCTCGTCTTGCGGGTCCGGCAGACCGGCTTCGCATTGCAGCGTGAAACGCGGCGCGTGGCGCCGCATAAGGGAATGAAAGGAACCGCCATGGACAAGGATATCGACGCTGCGCGCTGGGCGCGGGTGCAGGCGCATGACAAGACGGCGGACGGCGAGTTTTTCTACGCCGTCAGAACGACGGGTGTATTCTGCCGCCCGTCCTGCCCGGCGCGGACGGCGAAGCGGGCCAATGTCATCTTCTACGAAACGGCCGCCGGGGCCGAGGCCGCCGGGTACCGGCCGTGCCGACGCTGCCATCCGCTGGCCATGGAGGGCCGCGATCCCCATGGCTCGCTGATGCAGGCGATGGCATCGTTCATCGTCGCGCATGCCGACGAGAGGCTGTCGCTCGAACGGCTTGCCCAGGAGGCGGGCATGAGCCCTTTCCATTTCCAGCGCAGCTTCAAGGCGGTGATCGGCGTCAGCCCGAAGGACTATCAGGCGGCGGAGCGGCTGCGTCGCTTCAAGGACCGGCTGCGCGCGGGTGATACGGTGCTGGGCGCGACGTTCGAGGCCGGCTATGGTTCGACCAGCCGCATCTATGAACGGGTGGGCGACAATCTCGGCATGACGCCATCGGCCTATCGCGCCGGCGGCGCCGGAGAGAGGATCGTGCATGCCGCGCGCGAGACGGCGCTGGGACCGTTGATGATGGCGGCGACCGAACGCGGCATATGCTTCGTGCAGTTCGGGACCTGCGCCGATGCGCTGGCGCGGCAATTGGCGCAGGAGTTCCCGAGGGCGCAGCTTGAGCCGGCGGCGGCCGGCGGGAGTGCCGAGCTCGATGCCTGGATGGTGGCGCTGGGCGATCACCTCGCCGGTGTGGCGCCCCGTCCGGATCTGCCGCTCGACCTGCGCGGCACGGCGTTCCAGATCAGCGTGTGGCGCCTCCTGATGAGCGTCAGGGAAGGGGAGGTGGTGAGCTATTCCGAGCTTGCGGCCGGCGTGGGGGCGCCGCGTGCCGTTCGTGCCGCGGCGAGCGCCTGTGCCGCCAACCGCGTCGCGGTCCTGATCCCCTGCCACCGCGCGCTGCGCGCCGATGGTGGCCTGGGCGGTTATCGCTGGGGCCTGGAGCGGAAGCGGGCGCTGCTGGATGCTGAACGTGCACACCGGGTGGCGGCGTGAGCGCGATCGGGTTTCCCGAGGTGTCGGCTCTGGCGGCCGCCCTGGACACCCAGGGCTATGCCATGCTGCCCGGGCTGGTCGGGCGGGCGGAGTGCGCGGTGCTGGCGGGAATGCTCGACGATGGCAAAACGGCGTTCCGTTCCACGGTGATCATGGCCCGCCACGGCTATGGGCGTGGTGAGTATCGCTATTTCGCGCGGCCCCTGCCGGCGCCCGTGCAGACGCTGCGCGAGATGCTCTACCCGCCGCTAGCCGAGGTCGCCAATCGCTGGGCGACACGGCTGGCCGGTCAGCGAACATGGCCGGCCGACCATGCCGGCCTGGTCGCCGAATGCGCTGCCGCCGGCCAGGCCCGCCCGACACCGCTGCTGCTGCGCTATGGTCCCGGGGACTATAACCGGCTGCATCAGGATATCTATGGCGCGCTGGTCTTTCCGCTGCAGCTGGTGGTGCTGCTCGACGAACCGGGGCGTGATTTCAGCGGCGGGGAGTTCCTGCTTGTGGAGGGGCGGGCACGCATGCAGTCCCGCGCCTCGGTGGTGCCGCTGGCACAGGGCGATGCGGTGGTGTTTCCGGTCCGCGATCGTCCGGTCAGCGCCAGCCGGGGCTGGGCGCGTGCCACCATGCGCCACGGCGTTGCCGAGGTGCGGTCGGGCCAGCGCCGGACGCTGGGCATCATCTTCCACGACGCGGCGTGAACCTGCGTGTCACGGGGCTTGCGTCCGCGGACGGGCGAGCTATGGCGGTCGGCGAGAGGGGAGTCTCGCAACAGGAGCCATGTCATGCGCAAACCCCTTTTCTGTCTTGCTTTCTTGTCGCTGTCCGGTGCCGCGATGGCGGCGGAGCGAAGCTTTTCCGTCGGCGCCTTCGACCGTGTGACCTTGCTGGGATCGCCCACGGTCGAGGTTTCGACCGGCGGCGGCTTCGCGGTGCGGGCAACCGGGGATGAAGCCGATCTGGAACGGCTGGAGATCGTGGTCAGCGGCGGTGAGCTTCGCGTCGGCCTGAAGTCGGGCAGCTGGGGCGGCTGGTCCCGCCGCGAACTGAAGGTGTTCGTCAGCCTGCCGGCCCTGCGTGCCGTGAACCTGCGCGGATCGGGGGATTTGAATGTCGACCGGGTCAGCGGCGCGGCTTTTGCGGCGGAGCTGGCGGGTTCGGGCGATGTGCGGCTGCGACAGGTGGATGTCAGCGCGCTGACCCTGTCGCTTGCCGGCTCGGGTGATATCGAGGCGCAGGGGCGGTGCGGCTCCGGCACCTACACCCTGGCGGGGAGCGGCGACATCCAGGCGCGGCGGGTGTTGTGCACGTCGCTGACCGCCAGCCTGCGGGGCAGCGGCGATATCGACGGGGCCGCCAGTGGTGGCGCCGATGTCGCGTTGATGGGAAGCGGCGATGTCCGCATCACCGGCGGGGCGAAGTGCAAGGTTTCGACGCGCGGCAGCGGTTCGGTGAACTGCGGCTAGTCCAAGGTGGCCCTCTGCCGGCGCGGGCGACGCGCCGGCAGGCGGCGGGCATCATTCCAGTTCGAAGGTCATGCTGACATTCAGCGAAAGGTCGATTTCACCCGGCGCGACCGGGCTGTCGGCCTTTTCGGCGCGCATCGCCATCGCCATCATCGGCTGCGGCCGCGGGGTGAAGGGGTTGTTGTTTTCGGCGATGGCGGTGATGCGCTTGATGCGCAGGCCGGCGGCGGTAGCGTAAAGGTCAGCGCGGGCGCGCAGGGTCTTGATCGCCTGCTGGCGCACCTGATCGAGCAGGGCTTCGGGCTTGTCGACACGGAATGTGGGGCCGTCGATCTGGTTGGCGCCCTGGGCGACCAGCGTGTCGATGATGCGGCCGGCCCCTTTCAGGTCGCGCAGGGTGACAGAGACGCGGTTGTTCGCCTGATAGCCGGTGAGCACGGGGGGCACATTGTTGCCGTAGCGATATTGTGGTTGCAGGTTCAGGCCGCTGGTCTGGATGTCGCGTTCCGCGACGCCGGACTTGCGCAGCGCGGCGATAACCGCGCTCATGCGGCTGGCGTTTTCGGTCATCGCCGCATTGGCGTCCTTGGCTGAGGTGACGACGCCGGCGCCGATGTCGGCCACATCCGGTACGGCGCTGAGCCGAGCTTCGGTCGAGAGGGTGAGCGTGGCGGGCGCGGCCTGCGCGTGCAGGGGCGACAGGGCGGCCAGGGCGAGCGCAGCGGCAAGCATTTTTTTCATGAGGGATCCTTGAACATGGAACAGCGACCTGCCGTTGCGGCACGGTCGCTGTCCGGAAGCTGAACTGAGTCAGGTGAAGGGGCGGTCAGCTTCGCCGGCGAACCATGTTGTAGAGATAGATCAGGATGACGGCGCCCAGGGTGGCGAGGATGATCGACCAGATGAAGCCGCCACCCCCCAGGCCGATGAGGCCGGCGAGAAAGCCGCCGACGACCCCGCCGAGGATGCCGAGAAGGATGGTGACGATGATGCCGCCCGGCTCGTCCCCGGGGACGATCCAGCGCGCGAGCAGACCTGCGACCAAGCCGATGATGATCCAGGCAAACCAACCATGTTCCATAAGTGCCTCCCTGCGCCGTGATGATGTGTAGCGTCATAACAGGCGTGCAACAAGTTGGTTGCAGGAAAGACGGATGGCGGTGATGGGCGAGATAGGCTTGCACGATGCGTGGGAAGGCGATAAGAGGGCGTTGCTTTGAGGGGAGCAACGTCGCTGGCGGCGTGCTGAGGCATGCTGTCCAACCAGTAGCGGAAACTCAAGCGATATGAACATGCAGCTCTCCCCACTCGACCCCAGCATGGCCGACCAACTCCGGTCGCCCGATGACAGTGACGCGGCGCGCCGGTCGCGCCGCCGGCGTATCCTTCTCTATGCTGCCGCCGCGCTGGTGGTGGCGGCGATCATTGCTTTCTATGCCCTGCGGGGCGGCAAGCCCGAGCCGGCGCCGGCTCCGACCCGGGCCAAGGTGACCGTGATGGTGCCCGGGATGACCGCGGTGCGCGATCAGGTGACAGCAAGCGGCAGCATCGCCGCGCGGCGCGACATGCCGGTGGGTGTGGCGGGCGAGGGCGGCCAGATCGTGGCGATCCGGGCCGAGGCCGGATCACGCGTGGCGAAGGGTCAGGTGCTGGCGGAAATCGATGCCCGGGTCCTGCGGGCGCAACTGGCGCAGTTGCAGGCCGGCGTGGTACAGGCGCGTGCCGATGCGCGGCTGGCGCAGGCGGAACTCGACCGGGCCAGTGCACTGGTGACACCCGGTTTCATCAGTAAAGCGGACATCGACCGGCGGACGGCAACCCGCGATTCGGCCAATGCCCGGGTAACGGTGGCGGTGGCGCAGGTTCGCGAAAGCGAGGCGCGGCTGGCGCGGCTGTCGATCCGCGCGCCGGAGGCCGGCATCGTGTTGCAGCGCATGGCGGAAGTGGGCCAGATCGTGTCGCCGGGCAGCGGCATGCTGTTCCGCGTGGCGGCGGGTGGCATCCTGGAGATGCGCGCGCGGGTGGCGGAGCAGGATCTGGTGAACCTGAAGGCCGGCATGCCGGCGACGGTGACGCCGGTCGGGTCGCGCTTGGGCTATAGTGGCCGCATCTGGCTGGTGGAACCGGCGATCGACACCGAGACGCGGCAGGGGGTGGTGCGGATCGCGCTGAACTATGATCCGGCGCTGAAGGTCGGGTCCTTCGCCAAGGCCAGCATCATCGCCGTGGAAACGCAGCGCCCGGTGCTGCCGCAGTCGGCGGTGCAGGCGGACGACCGCGGCAGCTTTGTCTATGTGGTGGACGCCAACAACAAGGTGGAACGGCGCGCCATCACGGTGGGCACGGTGAACGACCAGGGCGTCAGCATCGCGGCCGGGCTGAACGGGCGCGAACGGGTGGTGGTGAGCGCGGGCGCCTTCCTGCGGCCGGGCGAGACCATCACGCCCGTCCTGAACCGCTAGGGAGGCCGCGATGCGCAACATTTCGGCCTGGTCGATCAAGAATCCGGTGGCGCCGCTGGTCGCCTTTGCCATGCTGACGCTGGCG carries:
- a CDS encoding efflux RND transporter periplasmic adaptor subunit — protein: MADQLRSPDDSDAARRSRRRRILLYAAAALVVAAIIAFYALRGGKPEPAPAPTRAKVTVMVPGMTAVRDQVTASGSIAARRDMPVGVAGEGGQIVAIRAEAGSRVAKGQVLAEIDARVLRAQLAQLQAGVVQARADARLAQAELDRASALVTPGFISKADIDRRTATRDSANARVTVAVAQVRESEARLARLSIRAPEAGIVLQRMAEVGQIVSPGSGMLFRVAAGGILEMRARVAEQDLVNLKAGMPATVTPVGSRLGYSGRIWLVEPAIDTETRQGVVRIALNYDPALKVGSFAKASIIAVETQRPVLPQSAVQADDRGSFVYVVDANNKVERRAITVGTVNDQGVSIAAGLNGRERVVVSAGAFLRPGETITPVLNR